The following DNA comes from Anopheles coustani chromosome 2, idAnoCousDA_361_x.2, whole genome shotgun sequence.
ATAGCACCTTTCCGCCTTCACTCACTCGACCTTTCcactcacaaacacaccccACCCCCCGGTGAGAGTCGTCTTGCgcgaaaagaacaaaatcagCCGTTTGGTTCTGCGCTTGAGGTTAATTTTAGACCGCGCCGTTCGCGAACCGTAGTACAGTGTTCCGACCGCGTGGTCACTGTTTTTCGTGCCAGCCTTGGTGGCCAagctgatgatgctgatgcacCCTTCCGAATGTGCACAACTGTGCAgtcagcagtagcagcaacagcagcagccagcAGTGCCTTTATTTTGCGCACttctgatgatgatgcagacAGTTGTCCAACACGTAGATACAACCCCGCTAAGGTCGACCTTAACTGTTGTGGCAAAACGCTGATGTTGGTGAAAGTTCAATATAAAGTGTTGGATAACAGATGGACCGTTCCATAAGAACTTATCATAAAGGTCTTCTCATACCTATTGGTAGAGTTTCAgcattaaatcatttttattgttgaacTATAACTAATCGGATGCCACATCTGAATGATCCTTCGACTGTTGCATCGACGTTCAGATCCATCTTAAAACGGACTTGGACAACTGATCGAATCATGAATTTTCGAATGAAATAAACCGAGCCGAACTGTTACCGAGGAGTAtaaagaataatttattttgaaaaaatgaaacttgCTGAAGTATGCCTCCTTGAGAGCACATTAAcagcgagattcattcatataaatctttcacctaagattcattcagattgattcatgaatcttttgggattcagATCTTCAAActttgatgaatctttcgaaacctcaatgaatcttcatgaatctttcctGGGACCTTCATCAGTCTTTCATTGGAATAGGGGTTCCTCTATCCATTTTTTAGTCTCTAGTTTCGATTCTCCTAACATTAATTATTCTTTGGGATTCAATAATCTCTTATTAAAAGGTTCATGAATCGatgcaaagaatcattcagattcacgaatcttaatctaaattacacaactctagtattTGGATCATACTAAGGAACACTAGCTCAGGTTTTAGAATTACCATAAAAACCATAGAAACCATTTGCATGGATTGAACTTACATCGTTTTGGGAATGGTATACAACCCAAGGTATTTCGGAGGAGATTGCTTCAAAAtgggattttttctttttttcaaaaagaaaaggttCATCATTTTCTATTGATTGTTCAATGAGGGTTAAATGTCCCTTGAACACAAATAAAggtaaatgaataaaacatcggcccatgagcgccgccggggctcaccacctcgacggcgtgggttcgaatcccaaccgagaccggaccctcccctgtacgagaggactgactatccacgtacaacagggaaacaagtctcgtaagcccctaacggggcaggcatgaccaagaggtcgttacgccaagaagaagaagaagaagaagaataaaacaaatgaaccaTGTTTAATGCATTTGGCACGATCATTAAGACAAAACAAATACTAACAGATCTTTGTGTGGCGTTTTCTTTTGTCCTTTCCAGCTGATACTACACCCCGCTCACAGTGCATGCAACCGCGGCACGTTGCCTTTGTCGCCGTATCGAAGAATGGCAGAACAATGTGTCATCGGCATTGAAGATAGTCAGCAGCAACCACCCGCCTCGCACGATGCCACTGACAGCCCGCTGCATCCCGCCAGTCCAGTGAGCCGCATCGAATCGCCCACGTGTGCAGCGGTGGCCCCCGTGAACGCCATCCACCATCGGGACGACGTCGACAGTGGATCCGCCGGGAGCGATGGTCTCAGCACGCCCAACCTTTCTACGCCGACCTCCGGTgggggtggcggcggcggcggcgtcggtggtggtgtgaCACCACTGTCCGCCGTCGGTGGCGGTACCGATGGCGCTGGGCTCGCTAAGCGATGCTGGTTGTTCTCCGGCGAGGACATCGAGCGTGAGCATCATCCGCTGCTGCATCGCACCGATAGCCATGGGAGTGACGATTTGGATAGCCTGCAGCAGGGGCAGGAGAGTGACCAcgaccagcagcaccagcagcagatgGAAGTTGCCGCCTTTCTCGAAACCCCTGCCGTCGAGCGCATGGACGAGGCCGAGCTTAGCCCAACGGCGAAGCTGGTAATCATCAGCGATAAGCTGGCGTCGGCCAAACCAAAGCGGCTCAGTGATGAATTTTTCTCcgccgacgacaacgacgatgacgacgacgacgatgaagacGATGATGATCGCGAGGACGACGAGGGCGAACACGCAAAGGGCGGTTCGGTTACCCTCTCTTCCGGTGGTGATGTCCCGAAGAGTGGAAGTGTGGGTAATGGTGATTGCGAAGCCCAGGCCAGTTTAAGCGAGATAAAAAATCTAACCATCACCTGCAATGGGGGTCAAAGTCGTAGTTGCCGCCTTGGAGGTGAAACCGAGCAGCGGGAGGACGAGGAGCAGGATGCGGAAAACTCGATCAACTGCCCCAAACGGGAGCAAACGGGTGGAGGAAAATCGTCCGACGCTCCGTCCGGCTCGAAGCACCGGGACAACAGAAAGGAGGAAAACGATGAAGAgcgccaccatcatcaccatcaccatcaccacgcTGGTGACGCTAGCGATGAAGACGGCGATGGTGAGGCCGAAGACGAGGACGAGGATTTTCTGGACGACGTGCAATCGATGGACGCGATCGAGCGGCGCGACTTCGAGCAGGAGCAGCGCCTGACGGGTGGCTTTTTGATACGCAACAAATCACTGATATCTGCCGATAGACTGAACTTAGAATTTTTAAATACCATTAGCCAACCGGCGCAACAGCGCTCTCCCCCAGCCGCCGGTGCCCACGATGAGAAGGTGCCGGTGGCGTCTTCATCATCGCAAAAGTCGCACACCACCAACGCCGACGACGAAGGGCCGAGGACGAAGTCACTCGATcgagctgatgatgatgatgttgttggCGAGCTTATTCTTGCTTGCTCCTCATTCTCCTCATCCTGCACTGCGTCCCCGACATCGGTGACGACGGCACAGCTTACAACAACGCCAACTAGTAGTAGACATCAGTACAAGCATGATCCTCActttcaccatcatcatcatcatcatcaccaaccGCAACAACACCAGCTTGGCCGGGAAGCCAAATTGGCCACCGGTGTCAtcaaacagcagcagcaccagcaggtgGCCAACAATGGCGATAGCTTTAGTAGTAGTTTTAGTAGGGAAAATGAGAACAATAGTACAACCAAGTCTGCAGTGCATAAGCTTACGAGAAACCTCTCCGCTAGTCTAGCGTATTGCGATGAGAAGCGAAATGTGGACGTGGAAGGATGTGAGAGCAAAAGTGCGGCCGATGACCTTTGCGACGTGGCCGAAGGTGCCGCTTCCAGATCAGCAAAATCACTTTCCATCAACTCGTCCGTTTCGTCGTCGGTGTCGTCGcttgcgtcgtcgtcgtcctcgaaCTACTCGCTGTACGTGTCCGTCTCGGGCTCCTCGTCGACGGTGGAAGGTGGCAGTGTGGTGGAAAAGGTCAACGAGAaagaccagcagcagcagcaacagcaagtgTCTGGTGGATCGTTGGGAAAACCGCAGCATCAACTGGCCGAGGCGTTTTTGAAAGCGATCACAAACAACAGTCTGTTGGCGGCCCGTGCCGCAGAGACGCTTCTGCGCGATGGGTTGATCGTAGAGTTACCACCTGAGGGCGGCGACCAAATGGAGGTGATAACGAACAACCGACTGCTGGCTTCCGAGAAGGATTCGCTTGTGGCGAGAGGAGGCAAAACAGCGAGCACGACCAGCTCCACCCGTAGCAGTATCATCGCCGGTACGGCGGATTTGTTGACACAGGACGAAAGCGCAACGAATGATCCTTGCTCGACGAGCAGCTCTACCGCGTCGTACTCGTCCTCTTCGTCACCATCACCGCCCCAGACACAGCACGGTGGGGATGTCCCGATGGTAGTCTGTTCCACGGAACTACCACCGACGGCTTCGCTTTCCGAGTCAACCTCATCGGCTGGTTGTGGTGCATCGGCATCGTCAACGTCGGAACAGCTCGACGAGGTGGCCACGGTGGTTGAGAAGGAAGAAAGCGAACTGACCCGAGGCGATCAAggtaccaaggcaagaaaggaAGAAGATACCGTATCATCGCTTAGCTGTCCGTTCTCGAAGGAGGATAGCAGGCAGCAGGCACCATCGACGTCTTCATCCGCGGCGGGCAAAGCTGCTGGCTCCCCTTCGGCCGGCGGACAATCCTCTCAACATCACCAACATAGACGTCagtaccatcaccatcatcaccatcatcaccaccaccaccatcgtgccgcaggagcagcagcatcgtCCGCAAGCTCAGCTTCTTCATCGTCCACCGCGActgcatcatcatcttctGCGACGAATGCCGGGCCCACTGGGTCTACCGTTGCCGCCGCCTCATCCTCCTCCGCCGCACCAGCAGCATCCGCAGATCAGCTAGCGATAGTGGCTGCCGTAGCGGCCGTACCGTTCCATCAGCAGCGTGACGCTAGTACCAACACTTCGAACTCTCCCGAATCGAGCGAGCCGGAAATCGACGAGGAGGACTGGGCCGACTGCGAGGAGGGTACCGACGAGGAGGTATGCACCTGCCGGGACTACACGGACGAGGAGGGTTTCGCGAGCAGCGAAGACGAGCTGCCATCGCGCGACGTAGACCTCTCCAGCTACACGCATCTCGATACGATCCCGGAGGATTTGCTGCACGAAGCACAAACACCCAGGATGCACCGGAAACGGAAGCTTACGGAGAACCGCACCGCTGCCCCGTACGGCAGTGAGAGTGGCAGTCCGTCGACGGAAACGCTGAACTACAGCAGCCGGAAGCGGCTTGCGTTGGACGGATCCGCTACGGGCGCCGGCACGGTAACGACGCCCGGCGGTACATCCTCGAACGGCAACGG
Coding sequences within:
- the LOC131266475 gene encoding F-box/WD repeat-containing protein 7, yielding MAEQCVIGIEDSQQQPPASHDATDSPLHPASPVSRIESPTCAAVAPVNAIHHRDDVDSGSAGSDGLSTPNLSTPTSGGGGGGGGVGGGVTPLSAVGGGTDGAGLAKRCWLFSGEDIEREHHPLLHRTDSHGSDDLDSLQQGQESDHDQQHQQQMEVAAFLETPAVERMDEAELSPTAKLVIISDKLASAKPKRLSDEFFSADDNDDDDDDDEDDDDREDDEGEHAKGGSVTLSSGGDVPKSGSVGNGDCEAQASLSEIKNLTITCNGGQSRSCRLGGETEQREDEEQDAENSINCPKREQTGGGKSSDAPSGSKHRDNRKEENDEERHHHHHHHHHAGDASDEDGDGEAEDEDEDFLDDVQSMDAIERRDFEQEQRLTGGFLIRNKSLISADRLNLEFLNTISQPAQQRSPPAAGAHDEKVPVASSSSQKSHTTNADDEGPRTKSLDRADDDDVVGELILACSSFSSSCTASPTSVTTAQLTTTPTSSRHQYKHDPHFHHHHHHHHQPQQHQLGREAKLATGVIKQQQHQQVANNGDSFSSSFSRENENNSTTKSAVHKLTRNLSASLAYCDEKRNVDVEGCESKSAADDLCDVAEGAASRSAKSLSINSSVSSSVSSLASSSSSNYSLYVSVSGSSSTVEGGSVVEKVNEKDQQQQQQQVSGGSLGKPQHQLAEAFLKAITNNSLLAARAAETLLRDGLIVELPPEGGDQMEVITNNRLLASEKDSLVARGGKTASTTSSTRSSIIAGTADLLTQDESATNDPCSTSSSTASYSSSSSPSPPQTQHGGDVPMVVCSTELPPTASLSESTSSAGCGASASSTSEQLDEVATVVEKEESELTRGDQGTKARKEEDTVSSLSCPFSKEDSRQQAPSTSSSAAGKAAGSPSAGGQSSQHHQHRRQYHHHHHHHHHHHHRAAGAAASSASSASSSSTATASSSSATNAGPTGSTVAAASSSSAAPAASADQLAIVAAVAAVPFHQQRDASTNTSNSPESSEPEIDEEDWADCEEGTDEEVCTCRDYTDEEGFASSEDELPSRDVDLSSYTHLDTIPEDLLHEAQTPRMHRKRKLTENRTAAPYGSESGSPSTETLNYSSRKRLALDGSATGAGTVTTPGGTSSNGNGSSSGATGLTSVTGALMATTPRSSLRSPMNIATTPTSSTLGERKTPRTIIPTKDNPPPELNEWLLQFQRWTHVERLVAVDRLIEHCEPTQVRHMMKVIEPQFQRDFISLLPKELALQVLSYLEPKDLLRAAQTCRSWRFLADDNLLWKEKCKEGGIVIEPSTDRPKRGRTGNMPPISSPWKAAYMRQHIIEMNWRSRPIRTAKVLKGHDDHVITCLQFCGNRIVSGSDDNTLKVWSAITGKCLRTLTGHTGGVWSSQMAGNVIISGSTDRTLRVWNADTGQCMHILHGHTSTVRCMHLHGNKVVSGSRDATLRVWDVNLGTCLHMLVGHLAAVRCVQYDGKLIVSGAYDYMVKVWNPERQECLHTLQGHTNRVYSLQFDGVHVVSGSLDTSIRVWDAETGSCKHALMGHQSLTSGMELRQNILVSGNADSTVKVWDIITGQCLQTLSGPNKHQSAVTCLQFNSRFVITSSDDGTVKLWDVKTGDFIRNLVALESGGSGGVVWRIRANDTKLICAVGSRNGTEETKLMVLDFDVEGACLKCS